The genomic region GAAAAGATctcatgtgattggtcaaaagaccaatttggagaaaaatatcagaattgggctgcctgtgtaaactgcTTCTCACCTGTGTTATACCTCAGTATTGCCACGTTCATGTGCTAGTCGGAACTTAAAAatttccgacttgctaactggttcaGCGCAGCAAGTGTATAAACAGCTATGATAACTAGAGCCAATTAGCAAGTCGTAACTTTCAGCGTTTCCTTGTTCCCTCTCAAATGACCCTGTCATCAAACCCCTTCAAAACATACAGGAAAACCTTTTATTAGTTGCATCGTTCATCCCTGTGATTCAGTCACACAGTGAAGTCAGCCATGCCAGACGAGGGCTCAGTCCAATCCACTGGTTTCCGTAATGTCCTGCTTCCTCCTCCTGGACTTCTTCTAGTGGTACAATTATTAGATGATGTTGCGGAGTGATAAAACCATTTCCCAAGTTGGGATCATTAAAGTACTACTCTAAAAACAAGCCTTTCCCAGGGACAACCCCATCTTGCCTTATGACCAAGGTAAGATGGGATGTATTGTACTAAACAGTCACATGAAACTAATGACAGTGTCATCTTTAGGTAAATATTAATTTAGAGTTAACAACATACATTTCTCAACTTATATCTGTGGACCTATCATCCAAGAGAGTAAAAGGCGAAACGTTTTGATCAGGAAACCTATAGCTAGTGTAAATCACTTCAGAtacagctaacacacacacgtactgtacaACACCTTTCCTACAGTCAAGCAGAGAGTTCGTTTTGAGCATGTGGCGGCTCTCCACACCGCGACTGCTGTCTGTGTCTCCGGACACTGCAGAGTTGAGTGAAGGACTGGCCGCACCGTGAGCAGATGTAGGGTTTCTCCTGGGTGTGAACGGTCCTGTGTCTCTTAAGGTGACTTGACGAaatgaaactcttcccacagatCGAGCACCGGTACCGCCTTTCGCCACTGTGGATTAGCAGGTGCACCCGGAGGTTGTTGGGCTGCGCGAAAGACTTGCCGCAGTGTGGGCAGCTGAACGGCCGCTGTCCCGTGTGGACCCGCTGGTGCACCTCCAGGGACGCCTGGCTGTGGAAGATGCGGCCGCAGAAGTTACAGCCCATTGGCTCGTTCGCCGTCGTGGCTCCATGTGGCTGCCTCTGATTCGCTGGCggtgcaggaggaggaggagctgtcaTGTCAAAGGGGGCGAAGACGCCCATATCGCTGCCGGGGAACTGTCGGGACTGGCTCTCTACGTCAGCCTGGGTttggtaggagcaagatggatgCCCGGCGGCCTCTGCGTTTGCGGCTGCTGCCTGGGCCAAGGAAAGCCCCAGATGCCCCAGAACCCTCTCCTGCATCAGAGCCAGATCCAAACCGGGGCTATTCAGTATCTCTGTGCTGAGATCTGGTCCTGTTGGCTGCTGGGGTCTCTGGTTCAcaccctctgtccccatctctgaCTTGAGGTTAGCGTCGGACCCACTGGTCCTAGTGGGCTCAGTGGGGTCCTCTGTGGCTGCAGTGGGCGAGCTGTGAGTGTCAGCCATGTTATGTCTCTCGCTGTCATCGTCGTTGGGTTCCGGAACTACCATCAAGGATGAAAAAGGAGTCATCAACACAATGATCAGACATTCCTAATCATATACAACAGGTTGCCTTTAAACACAGCACATCTTTCACATTTCAACTAAGTCCTAAGAGTTGATGTCTTCAGCTAAGGGCTAAGAGTTGATGTCTTCAGCTAAGGGCTAAGAGTTGATGTCTTCAGCTAAGGGCTAAGAGTTGATGTCTTCAGCTAAGGCCAGTAGTAGCCTGTGCGTTGGGTATTTCAACAGTGAGTGGATTGTAAATAAATGTGTTCTATGTAATCAATATCTGCACTGAAACTTaccagtgggtctactctctgAGCTGATGTTTTGTTCTACCTTCAGGTGCACGCCGCAGCTGTCCACTCTTTCCTGCTTGATTAGGGACAATGCAGTTCTGTCTTCctgtaaatacatttgaaaaatacAGATTACGTTTCAGCCTATTCCATGTCATTTACGTTCATTTTGACAGCAAAAACACACCTGAGGCATGTGGTGGTATTGTGAATGGTCCTCGATTGTAGCCAGGGGGCCTCGGGACTGGTCATTACTCACTGGCATGGCAATTGCAGACACTGAAACTACGAAGCATTGTCATTATTAGGTTCATTGTATGAAGATCTGGGCACatatccacaaagtgtctcagagtacgAGTGCTGATCTAGCATCAGGTGCCCTGCCCATCAGGTGCCATGCTCTTATTCATTATGACTCAGG from Salmo trutta chromosome 11, fSalTru1.1, whole genome shotgun sequence harbors:
- the LOC115202341 gene encoding zinc finger protein 792-like, producing the protein MATMADCVGYQLQIASIMEVLANSAVVEICKIVDDGYSSLRSQMEQERVQIEREREQTEKEKYVLRRKLREMDVKMRSYERRLRRRDLRNEMHAVNFRPHEVSVSAIAMPVSNDQSRGPLATIEDHSQYHHMPQEDRTALSLIKQERVDSCGVHLKVEQNISSESRPTVPEPNDDDSERHNMADTHSSPTAATEDPTEPTRTSGSDANLKSEMGTEGVNQRPQQPTGPDLSTEILNSPGLDLALMQERVLGHLGLSLAQAAAANAEAAGHPSCSYQTQADVESQSRQFPGSDMGVFAPFDMTAPPPPAPPANQRQPHGATTANEPMGCNFCGRIFHSQASLEVHQRVHTGQRPFSCPHCGKSFAQPNNLRVHLLIHSGERRYRCSICGKSFISSSHLKRHRTVHTQEKPYICSRCGQSFTQLCSVRRHRQQSRCGEPPHAQNELSA